A single genomic interval of Drosophila virilis strain 15010-1051.87 chromosome 2, Dvir_AGI_RSII-ME, whole genome shotgun sequence harbors:
- the dsx gene encoding protein doublesex isoform X3, which yields MVSEENWNSDTMSDSDMIDSKNDVCGGASSSSGSSISPRTPPNCARCRNHGLKITLKGHKRYCKYRYCTCDKCRLTADRQRVMALQTALRRAQAQDEQRSLHMHEVPPPAGATAALLSHHGHHHHVHAHAHSHAHAHHGHGHHAHVLHHQQQQAAATAVAAAPPPQPPSHLGAAAHNGSAGSLHGHAHAHAHVHHAHMASSAVASVVQQQQQHHHQQQQQQHQQHHHHSNHQQPQPQPHQASLRSPSHSDHGGSVSAATSSSGGASSSNVATASSSGTAVAGAGSGGISVITSADQHMSTVPTPAQSLEGSCDSSSPSPSSTSGNAVLPISVSSTRKNVPLGQDVFLDYCQKLLEKFRYPWELMPLMYVILKDAGADIDEASRRIEEA from the exons ATGGTTTCAGAGGAGAATTGGAACAGCGACACCATGTCCGACTCGGACATGATCGACTCGAAGAACGATGTGTGTGGCGGCGCGTCCAGCTCCAGCGGCAGCTCCATATCGCCACGCACGCCGCCCAACTGTGCGCGCTGTCGCAACCACGGGCTGAAGATCACATTGAAGGGCCACAAGCGGTACTGCAAGTACCGCTATTGCACCTGCGACAAGTGCCGGCTGACCGCCGATAGGCAGCGCGTGATGGCGCTGCAGACGGCGCTGCGGCGTGCTCAGGCGCAGGACGAGCAGCGATCGCTGCACATGCACGAGGTGCCGCCGCCGGCGGGCGCTACAGCGGCCCTGCTCAGTCATCAtgggcatcatcatcatgtgCATGCGCACGcccacagccacgcccatgcGCATCACGGGCATGGCCATCATGCACATGTGttgcaccaccagcagcagcaggccgcagcgacggcagtGGCAGCTGCACCGCCGCCACAGCCGCCATCGCATCTGGGAGCTGCTGCCCACAACGGCTCGGCGGGCAGTCTGCATGGCCACGCCCATGCGCACGCCCATGTGCATCATGCTCATATGGCAAGCAGCGCCGTCGCCTCAGtggtgcaacagcagcagcagcaccaccaccaacagcagcaacagcagcaccagcagcaccaccaccacagCAACCACCAGCAGccccagccgcagccgcaTCAGGCATCGCTACGATCTCCCTCACACAGCGATCATGGCGGCAGCGTGAGCGCAGCCACGAGCAGCTCCGGTGGCGCGAGCTCCAGCAATGTGGCAACTGCCTCAAGCAGCGGCACGGCCGTAGCAGGCGCCGGCAGCGGTGGCATTAGCGTCATAACCAGCGCTGATCAACACATGTCCACGGTGCCAACGCCCGCACAGTCCCTGGAGGGTTCGTGCGACTcatcatcgccatcgccatcgtcCACATCGGGCAACGCCGTTCTGCCCATCTCCGTGTCCAGCACACGCAAGAATGTGCCACTGG GCCAGGATGTATTCCTAGACTATTGCCAAAAGCTGTTGGAGAAGTTTCGTTATCCCTGGGAGCTGATGCCGCTCATGTATGTGATATTAAAAGATGCTGGTGCAGATATTGATGAGGCTTCACGTCGCATCGAAGAGG cttaa
- the dsx gene encoding protein doublesex isoform X1: MVSEENWNSDTMSDSDMIDSKNDVCGGASSSSGSSISPRTPPNCARCRNHGLKITLKGHKRYCKYRYCTCDKCRLTADRQRVMALQTALRRAQAQDEQRSLHMHEVPPPAGATAALLSHHGHHHHVHAHAHSHAHAHHGHGHHAHVLHHQQQQAAATAVAAAPPPQPPSHLGAAAHNGSAGSLHGHAHAHAHVHHAHMASSAVASVVQQQQQHHHQQQQQQHQQHHHHSNHQQPQPQPHQASLRSPSHSDHGGSVSAATSSSGGASSSNVATASSSGTAVAGAGSGGISVITSADQHMSTVPTPAQSLEGSCDSSSPSPSSTSGNAVLPISVSSTRKNVPLGQDVFLDYCQKLLEKFRYPWELMPLMYVILKDAGADIDEASRRIEEARVEINRIVAQIYYNYYTPMAIGLHTSGAPMYLTYPSIERYGTHFTHLPLTQIRPPTPEPLALSRTPPSPAAESALGVSNPHQKLSRPASSNGTAHSAASPTLVTTVATITTPGHHQQQPRSRSGTPNTPPPAHSSSNGAYHHHHHHHHGQHLVSSTSAAAVAAAAAAT, encoded by the exons ATGGTTTCAGAGGAGAATTGGAACAGCGACACCATGTCCGACTCGGACATGATCGACTCGAAGAACGATGTGTGTGGCGGCGCGTCCAGCTCCAGCGGCAGCTCCATATCGCCACGCACGCCGCCCAACTGTGCGCGCTGTCGCAACCACGGGCTGAAGATCACATTGAAGGGCCACAAGCGGTACTGCAAGTACCGCTATTGCACCTGCGACAAGTGCCGGCTGACCGCCGATAGGCAGCGCGTGATGGCGCTGCAGACGGCGCTGCGGCGTGCTCAGGCGCAGGACGAGCAGCGATCGCTGCACATGCACGAGGTGCCGCCGCCGGCGGGCGCTACAGCGGCCCTGCTCAGTCATCAtgggcatcatcatcatgtgCATGCGCACGcccacagccacgcccatgcGCATCACGGGCATGGCCATCATGCACATGTGttgcaccaccagcagcagcaggccgcagcgacggcagtGGCAGCTGCACCGCCGCCACAGCCGCCATCGCATCTGGGAGCTGCTGCCCACAACGGCTCGGCGGGCAGTCTGCATGGCCACGCCCATGCGCACGCCCATGTGCATCATGCTCATATGGCAAGCAGCGCCGTCGCCTCAGtggtgcaacagcagcagcagcaccaccaccaacagcagcaacagcagcaccagcagcaccaccaccacagCAACCACCAGCAGccccagccgcagccgcaTCAGGCATCGCTACGATCTCCCTCACACAGCGATCATGGCGGCAGCGTGAGCGCAGCCACGAGCAGCTCCGGTGGCGCGAGCTCCAGCAATGTGGCAACTGCCTCAAGCAGCGGCACGGCCGTAGCAGGCGCCGGCAGCGGTGGCATTAGCGTCATAACCAGCGCTGATCAACACATGTCCACGGTGCCAACGCCCGCACAGTCCCTGGAGGGTTCGTGCGACTcatcatcgccatcgccatcgtcCACATCGGGCAACGCCGTTCTGCCCATCTCCGTGTCCAGCACACGCAAGAATGTGCCACTGG GCCAGGATGTATTCCTAGACTATTGCCAAAAGCTGTTGGAGAAGTTTCGTTATCCCTGGGAGCTGATGCCGCTCATGTATGTGATATTAAAAGATGCTGGTGCAGATATTGATGAGGCTTCACGTCGCATCGAAGAGG CGCGTGTAGAAATAAACCGAATTGTAGCGCAAATCTATTACAACTACTACACACCCATGGCCATCGGCTTACACACGAGCGGAGCGCCCATGTACCTGACCTACCCCAGCATCGAGCGCTACGGCACCCACTTTACGCACCTGCCGCTGACTCAAATCCGACCGCCAACGCCCGAGCCGCTGGCCCTTAGCCGCACGCCACCCAGTCCGGCAGCTGAGTCAGCGCTAGGCGTATCCAATCCTCACCAGAAACTGTCGCGACCCGCCAGCAGCAATGGCACCGCACACTCAGCTGCCTCACCCACACTGGTAACCACCGTGGCGACCATCACGACGCCCGgccatcatcagcagcagccgcgtTCGCGCTCCGGAACGCCCAACACACCGCCGCCggcacacagcagcagcaacggcgcctatcatcaccatcaccatcatcatcacgGCCAGCATTTGGTCAGCTCAACGTCCGCTGCGGCCgttgcagcggctgcagcCGCTACGTAG
- the dsx gene encoding protein doublesex isoform X2, with translation MVSEENWNSDTMSDSDMIDSKNDVCGGASSSSGSSISPRTPPNCARCRNHGLKITLKGHKRYCKYRYCTCDKCRLTADRQRVMALQTALRRAQAQDEQRSLHMHEVPPPAGATAALLSHHGHHHHVHAHAHSHAHAHHGHGHHAHVLHHQQQQAAATAVAAAPPPQPPSHLGAAAHNGSAGSLHGHAHAHAHVHHAHMASSAVASVVQQQQQHHHQQQQQQHQQHHHHSNHQQPQPQPHQASLRSPSHSDHGGSVSAATSSSGGASSSNVATASSSGTAVAGAGSGGISVITSADQHMSTVPTPAQSLEGSCDSSSPSPSSTSGNAVLPISVSSTRKNVPLGQDVFLDYCQKLLEKFRYPWELMPLMYVILKDAGADIDEASRRIEEGQYVVNEYSRQNNLNIYDGGELRNTTRQCG, from the exons ATGGTTTCAGAGGAGAATTGGAACAGCGACACCATGTCCGACTCGGACATGATCGACTCGAAGAACGATGTGTGTGGCGGCGCGTCCAGCTCCAGCGGCAGCTCCATATCGCCACGCACGCCGCCCAACTGTGCGCGCTGTCGCAACCACGGGCTGAAGATCACATTGAAGGGCCACAAGCGGTACTGCAAGTACCGCTATTGCACCTGCGACAAGTGCCGGCTGACCGCCGATAGGCAGCGCGTGATGGCGCTGCAGACGGCGCTGCGGCGTGCTCAGGCGCAGGACGAGCAGCGATCGCTGCACATGCACGAGGTGCCGCCGCCGGCGGGCGCTACAGCGGCCCTGCTCAGTCATCAtgggcatcatcatcatgtgCATGCGCACGcccacagccacgcccatgcGCATCACGGGCATGGCCATCATGCACATGTGttgcaccaccagcagcagcaggccgcagcgacggcagtGGCAGCTGCACCGCCGCCACAGCCGCCATCGCATCTGGGAGCTGCTGCCCACAACGGCTCGGCGGGCAGTCTGCATGGCCACGCCCATGCGCACGCCCATGTGCATCATGCTCATATGGCAAGCAGCGCCGTCGCCTCAGtggtgcaacagcagcagcagcaccaccaccaacagcagcaacagcagcaccagcagcaccaccaccacagCAACCACCAGCAGccccagccgcagccgcaTCAGGCATCGCTACGATCTCCCTCACACAGCGATCATGGCGGCAGCGTGAGCGCAGCCACGAGCAGCTCCGGTGGCGCGAGCTCCAGCAATGTGGCAACTGCCTCAAGCAGCGGCACGGCCGTAGCAGGCGCCGGCAGCGGTGGCATTAGCGTCATAACCAGCGCTGATCAACACATGTCCACGGTGCCAACGCCCGCACAGTCCCTGGAGGGTTCGTGCGACTcatcatcgccatcgccatcgtcCACATCGGGCAACGCCGTTCTGCCCATCTCCGTGTCCAGCACACGCAAGAATGTGCCACTGG GCCAGGATGTATTCCTAGACTATTGCCAAAAGCTGTTGGAGAAGTTTCGTTATCCCTGGGAGCTGATGCCGCTCATGTATGTGATATTAAAAGATGCTGGTGCAGATATTGATGAGGCTTCACGTCGCATCGAAGAGG GCCAGTATGTTGTCAATGAATACTCCcgtcaaaacaatttaaatatctaTGACGGGGGTGAGCTACGCAACACAACGCGGCAATGTGGATGA